Genomic segment of Natronoarchaeum philippinense:
CGGGCCGATCGCCAGCGCCGTCACCGTCCCCGGATCGAGTTGGGTGTGGCCCGCGTCGCGGATGATGGCGTTTGGAACACCCTTGCGCTCGGCCACGTCAGCCAACTCAAACAGCGCCTGCTCGCCCGCTTCCTTCAGCACCACCTTCTTTTGTCCCTCGCCTTTCCACTCCCGCCGATCCCGGTCGCCCGTGTCTTCGTAGGCCGACAGCGACGCGTGTGCCACCTGCGCCGCGAGTTTGCCCTTCCCCATGTCGATGTCCGTCCGCGCGACGATCGCCTGTTTCATGCTCCAGACTCCCGCCCCGATCCCTATATGATTGCTCATCGCGCCCGCGGGTGCGCGAGCGATGCCTCGTCCCGGTGGTAGCCGACGCTACGTTGCCCTGGCGGTGGCCGACGCTACGTTGCCTTGGCAGTGGCCGACGCTACGTTAGCGCGGACGCCGCGGCGTCGTCGGCGCCGCGACGCCGAAGACCGATCTCGACAGCCGAGCGTCTCGGCACCGAACCCCACCTCGACAGCCGAGTACTTCGACGCCGTGGGTCGTGAGGCATCTCGACGCCGCGAGTCGGGAGAATTTTAGCCCCCGGCGCGCTCCTACCCGGTATGATCCTCTCGGACGCCGACATCCTGCGACGGCTCGAAGCGGGCGATCTGGTGATCGACCCGCTCGACGACCCGGACATCCAGATCCAGCCCGCAAGCGTCGACCTGCGCCTCGGACGCGAGTTTCTGGAGTTCCAGCGCACGAACATCCCCTGTATCCACCCCAACAGCAGTCAGGAGGTCGACGAGTACGTCTCCGAGACGGTCGTCGACGAGGACGACGAGTTCATCCTCCATCCCGGCGACTTCGTGCTCGGGACGACCAAAGAGCGCGTCGAGATCCCAGACGACCTGATCGCCCACGTCGAGGGACGCTCCTCGCTGGGCCGGTTGGCGATCGTCGTCCACGCCACGGCGGGGCTGTGCGACCCCGGATACAAGGGCCAGATCACGCTCGAACTCTCGAATCTGGGCGCCGCACCCGTTGCGCTCGCCCCGGGAATGCGGATCTCTCAGCTCACGTTCACCGAACTCTCGACGCCCGCAGACCGGCCCTACGGCGCCGAGCGCGGCTCGAAGTATCAGGAACAGTCCGGCCCGCAGGCGTCGAAGATCGGCGGCGATCGGGAGTTCGGCGGGGACCAATAAGGCGGGTGGGGACCAGCAGGGCGTGTCGCCGCGCAACCGCCGCATCTCAGCCCCGCAGCCAGCCTAGCCGTTCAGTTCAGGTCGGCACGCTCGAACCGCCAGTAGCCGACAGCTGCTGGAACAACGACCCACGCCAGCAGGATCACGGCGCCGAACCACTCGGTCAGGTAGAACGGCAGTTCACCGGCGACGCGGTTCGACACCAGCAGACTCTCCTGAGCAAGCTGTTCTTGGGGTATGTCCTCGACGATGTTCGTCCAGCCGATCAGGGGCCACTG
This window contains:
- the pth2 gene encoding peptidyl-tRNA hydrolase Pth2, with the protein product MKQAIVARTDIDMGKGKLAAQVAHASLSAYEDTGDRDRREWKGEGQKKVVLKEAGEQALFELADVAERKGVPNAIIRDAGHTQLDPGTVTALAIGPAKDELVDEVTGDLSLY
- the dcd gene encoding dCTP deaminase, which gives rise to MILSDADILRRLEAGDLVIDPLDDPDIQIQPASVDLRLGREFLEFQRTNIPCIHPNSSQEVDEYVSETVVDEDDEFILHPGDFVLGTTKERVEIPDDLIAHVEGRSSLGRLAIVVHATAGLCDPGYKGQITLELSNLGAAPVALAPGMRISQLTFTELSTPADRPYGAERGSKYQEQSGPQASKIGGDREFGGDQ